The following are encoded together in the Tripterygium wilfordii isolate XIE 37 chromosome 18, ASM1340144v1, whole genome shotgun sequence genome:
- the LOC119984627 gene encoding purine permease 3-like — protein sequence MSSSERVDNSFARMETATINNQVPYEEQKMSKTLKRSLLLLNCILLGIGNCCAPLMSRLYFLKGGKGVWLSSFLETAGWPFILFPLFVSYVYRRSKEGPGTKIFYIQPRLFLPCSILGILTGLDDYLYAFGVARIPVSTSALLISTQLAFTAGFAFLLVRQKFTSFGINAIFLMTLGGIVLALHTSGDRPNNESKTQYFMGFFTTLGASALYGFVLPAIELTYKKAKQTITYTLVMEMQLIMSFFATAFCAVGLLANHEFPKIPREAKVFQLGEASYYGVIIGCALLWQCFFMGAVGVISCASSLLSGVLIAALLPVTEILAVLIFSEKFQVEKGIALALSVWGFISYFYGEVEEKKKKNRSPE from the exons AG tTCTTCTGAGAGGGTAGACAATAGTTTCGCAAGGATGGAAACTGCTACCATTAACAACCAGGTACCATACGAAGAGCAGAAGATGAGCAAAACCCTGAAGAGATCCCTGCTCTTACTGAACTGCATATTATTGGGAATCGGCAATTGCTGTGCTCCACTGATGTCGCGGCTCTACTTCTTGAAAGGTGGTAAAGGAGTTTGGTTATCAAGCTTTCTGGAAACTGCTGGTTGGCCATTTATATTATTTCCTCTCTTTGTTTCCTACGTGTATCGCCGAAGCAAGGAAGGTCCAGGGACCAAGATATTTTATATACAACCCCGCTTGTTCCTGCCTTGTTCCATTCTTGGTATTCTCACCGGCTTGGATGATTATCTATATGCGTTTGGTGTTGCTCGCATTCCTGTCTCTACCTCAGCTCTTTTGATTTCTACGCAATTGGCCTTCACTGCTGGGTTTGCCTTTCTCTTGGTCAGGCAAAAATTTACTTCTTTTGGGATCAATGCGATTTTCTTGATGACACTTGGAGGAATAGTGCTAGCACTTCATACTAGTGGCGATCGCCCTAATAATGAGTCCAAAACACAGTATTTCATGGGGTTTTTTACGACACTTGGAGCTTCAGCTCTTTATGGATTTGTGCTACCAGCAATTGAGCTAACATATAAGAAAGCAAAGCAGACGATTACTTATACTTTAGTTATGGAGATGCAGTTGATTATGTCATTCTTCGCCACTGCATTCTGTGCTGTCGGGCTGCTTGCAAACCATGAATTCCCG AAAATTCCAAGGGAAGCAAAGGTGTTCCAGCTGGGGGAAGCAAGTTATTATGGGGTGATCATAGGCTGCGCGTTGTTATGGCAATGTTTCTTCATGGGTGCAGTTGGTGTCATTTCCTGTGCATCCTCGCTACTCTCTGGTGTTCTAATTGCTGCTTTGCTGCCTGTAACAGAGATTTTAGCTGTGTTGATATTCAGTGAAAAATTTCAGGTAGAAAAAGGGATTGCTCTTGCTTTATCTGTGTGGGGCTTCATTTCTTACTTCTACGGCGAGGtcgaagagaagaagaagaagaatcgtTCTCCAGAATGA